Proteins from a genomic interval of Youhaiella tibetensis:
- a CDS encoding ABC transporter substrate-binding protein: MSSPFKISRRSLLKISAASGLMAALPMGGARAQGGAPKRGGHLVVASGGASTGDSLDPRTFGSAYTSVISGIPYNGLVEVHGLGMELRPALAKSWEASADGKSWIFDLEQDVTFHNGKTLTSADVVYSLQRHAAEDSRSNVRSVISGLAGIRADGPNRVIIEMPEANYVFPAILSGFPLGIIPEGSDGRDGVGTGPYKVTRFAPGEVLEAERNENYFRKDAAWVDSVEYLAVNDPSALNSAFQSGQINVATLLDERTAPLLSQMPNLKIYSNPGRGFICFNMRTDMAPFDNPNMRLALKLAIDREDMIRRVSPTVGALGNDHPVAPSDPMYSKDVPQHVYDPKRAKELFDSVGYSGPLVLQTSEAISSRAVDMAVIFQEHANKAGIPIEVKREPADGYWETIVGQTPFHVSARSDRPTADAILSVAFLSTSGNNECKWVNKDFDAAVLAARAEPDLEKRKAFYEEAQRICSEDGGTIIPFISGTVDGTSSDIDGFVPSAQQMAGYRAIENVWFS, translated from the coding sequence ATGTCGAGCCCATTCAAGATTTCCAGGAGAAGTCTGCTCAAGATTTCGGCCGCGTCGGGCCTGATGGCCGCCCTGCCGATGGGCGGGGCCCGGGCACAGGGCGGCGCGCCCAAGCGCGGTGGCCACCTGGTGGTTGCCAGCGGCGGCGCCTCGACCGGCGACTCGCTCGATCCGCGCACGTTCGGATCGGCCTATACGTCGGTGATTTCGGGCATCCCCTATAACGGCCTGGTCGAAGTGCACGGCCTGGGCATGGAACTGCGCCCGGCCCTGGCCAAGAGCTGGGAAGCCTCCGCGGACGGCAAGTCCTGGATCTTCGATCTGGAGCAGGACGTGACCTTCCATAACGGCAAGACGCTGACCAGCGCGGACGTGGTCTATTCGCTCCAGCGCCATGCCGCCGAGGATTCGCGCTCGAACGTGCGCAGCGTCATCTCGGGCCTGGCCGGCATCCGCGCCGATGGCCCCAACCGCGTCATCATCGAGATGCCCGAAGCCAACTACGTGTTCCCGGCGATCCTGAGCGGGTTCCCGCTCGGCATCATCCCGGAGGGCTCGGACGGCCGTGACGGCGTCGGCACCGGCCCCTACAAGGTCACCCGCTTCGCCCCGGGCGAAGTGCTCGAGGCCGAGCGCAACGAGAACTACTTCCGCAAGGACGCGGCCTGGGTCGATAGCGTCGAATACCTCGCCGTCAACGATCCTTCCGCGCTCAACAGCGCCTTCCAGTCCGGCCAGATCAACGTGGCGACGCTGCTCGACGAGCGCACCGCGCCGCTCCTGAGCCAGATGCCGAACCTGAAGATCTACTCGAACCCCGGGCGCGGCTTCATCTGCTTTAACATGCGCACCGACATGGCCCCGTTCGACAACCCGAACATGCGCCTGGCCCTCAAGCTGGCCATCGACCGCGAAGACATGATCCGCCGCGTCTCCCCCACCGTCGGCGCCCTGGGCAATGACCATCCGGTGGCCCCGAGCGACCCGATGTATTCCAAGGACGTCCCCCAGCACGTCTACGATCCCAAGCGCGCCAAGGAGCTGTTCGACAGCGTCGGCTACAGCGGCCCGCTGGTGCTCCAGACGTCCGAGGCCATCTCCTCACGCGCCGTGGATATGGCGGTGATCTTCCAGGAGCATGCCAACAAGGCGGGCATCCCGATCGAGGTCAAGCGCGAGCCGGCCGACGGCTACTGGGAGACCATTGTCGGGCAGACCCCGTTCCACGTCTCGGCCCGTTCGGACCGTCCGACCGCGGACGCGATCCTCTCGGTGGCGTTCCTGTCCACCTCGGGCAACAACGAGTGCAAGTGGGTCAACAAGGACTTCGACGCCGCCGTGCTCGCGGCCCGCGCCGAACCGGACCTCGAAAAGCGCAAGGCCTTCTATGAGGAAGCCCAGCGCATCTGCAGCGAGGATGGCGGGACCATCATTCCGTTCATCTCCGGCACGGTCGACGGCACCAGCTCGGACATCGACGGCTTCGTGCCGTCCGCCCAGCAGATGGCCGGCTACCGCGCTATCGAGAACGTCTGGTTCTCCTGA
- a CDS encoding FadR/GntR family transcriptional regulator has product MHKAPDAEKDETGQILGPAEPRLWSSSKQGTLSAQVINQLRAALFAGRLTPGERLGSEASLALQFGVSRMTMRDALRSLHASGVIDIRVGIKGGIFVAEGNSDRLAETLAIQLKLIGIDAEEVLDSQMAIEVMAAGLAASNADEDDIAMLRGALAEVEGLVDNPEEFTWAAINFHGSVVAASHNRVLIAQFRALSHVLMPLYVRGSSSPEVAQRAMAFQRALIACIEARDPDAARNLVYGRLQFIRSRQLGELANR; this is encoded by the coding sequence ATGCATAAAGCGCCGGATGCCGAAAAAGACGAGACGGGCCAGATCCTCGGTCCAGCCGAGCCGCGGCTGTGGTCCTCGAGCAAGCAGGGCACGCTCTCGGCCCAGGTGATCAACCAACTGCGGGCGGCGCTCTTTGCCGGTCGCCTGACCCCGGGCGAGCGCCTGGGTTCGGAGGCCTCGCTGGCCCTCCAGTTCGGCGTGAGCCGCATGACCATGCGCGACGCGCTGCGTTCGCTTCATGCCTCGGGCGTCATCGACATCCGCGTGGGCATCAAGGGCGGGATCTTCGTGGCCGAGGGCAATTCGGACCGCCTGGCCGAGACGCTGGCCATCCAGCTCAAGCTCATCGGGATCGACGCCGAGGAAGTGCTCGACAGTCAGATGGCCATCGAGGTGATGGCCGCTGGCCTGGCGGCCAGCAACGCGGACGAGGACGACATCGCCATGCTGCGCGGCGCGCTGGCCGAGGTCGAGGGGCTGGTGGACAATCCCGAGGAGTTCACCTGGGCCGCGATTAACTTTCACGGGAGCGTGGTCGCCGCTTCGCACAACCGGGTGCTGATCGCCCAGTTCCGGGCGCTCAGTCATGTGCTGATGCCGCTCTATGTGCGCGGCTCGTCCTCGCCCGAGGTGGCGCAGCGCGCCATGGCGTTCCAACGCGCGCTGATCGCCTGTATCGAGGCGCGCGACCCGGACGCGGCGCGCAATCTGGTTTACGGACGCTTGCAGTTCATCAGGTCTCGCCAGCTCGGCGAACTGGCGAACCGCTAG